A genome region from Magnolia sinica isolate HGM2019 chromosome 8, MsV1, whole genome shotgun sequence includes the following:
- the LOC131252985 gene encoding histone H2B-like — MAPKAEKKPASEKPTEEKKAEKAPAEKKPKAEKRLPKEGGGSTGDKKKKKRSKKNAETYKIYIFKVLKQVHPDIGISSKAMGIMNSFINDIFEKLAQESSKLARYNKKPTITSREIQTSVRLVLPGELAKHAVSEGTKAVTKFTSS; from the coding sequence atggCGCCCAAGGCCGAGAAGAAGCCCGCTtcagagaaaccaacagaagagaAGAAGGCGGAGAAAGCTCCTGCAGAAAAGAAGCCAAAGGCAGAGAAGAGGCTTCCAAAGGAAGGAGGAGGATCGACCGgagacaagaagaagaagaagagatcgaAAAAGAATGCGGAAACTTACAAGATCTACATCTTCAAGGTCTTGAAGCAGGTACATCCCGACATTGGGATCTCCAGCAAGGCAATGGGGATCATGAACAGcttcatcaacgatatcttcgaGAAGCTGGCTCAGGAATCGTCGAAGCTGGCTCGCTACAACAAGAAACCCACGATCACGTCGAGGGAGATCCAGACGTCCGTTCGCCTCGTCCTCCCTGGCGAGCTCGCCAAGCATGCCGTCTCTGAAGGGACGAAGGCCGTCACCAAATTCACCAGCTCTTGA